Below is a genomic region from Dechloromonas denitrificans.
CGGCCAATACGCGCGAACCGCTGTTGAGGGAGACCTCGCGCTCGGCGGACGTTCCGCCGAAGAGGACTGCGACTTTACCAAAACCGCTCATTTGAACTCCACCACCTTGCCTGGCACAGCACCGATCGAACCGGCGCCCATGCACAACACCACGTCGCCATCGCGGGCGACATCCATGATCGTTTGCGGCATGGCCGCAATATCTTCAACAAATACGGGTTCAACCTTGCCGCCAACACGCAAGGCGCGGGCCAGCGAGCGACCGTCAGCAGCGACAATCGGCGCTTCGCCGGCGGCGTAGATTTCGGCCAGCAAAAGCACGTCGACCGTGGCAAGCACCTTGACGAAATCCTCGAAGCAATCGCGCGTCCGCGTGTAGCGATGCGGCTGGAAAGCCAGCACCAGGCGACGACCGGGAAAAGCACCGCGGGCGGCAGCCAGCGTCGCGGCCATTTCAACCGGGTGATGACCGTAATCATCGACCAAGGTGAAGCGACCACCGGCCGGCAGCGCGACTTCGCCGTAACGCTGGAAGCGGCGGCCAACCCCCTTGAACTCGGCCAGCGCCTTGACGATGGCCTGGTCGGACACCTGCACCTCGGTCGCCACGGCAATCGCCGCCAGGGCATTCAGCACATTATGGATACCCGGCAGATTCAGCGTGATCGACAGGCGCGACACCGAGCCATTGACCCGAACGCAGTCGAAGCGCATCTGGCCATCGGCGGCGACGATGTTTTCAGCGTAGAAATTGCAGGCATCGCTCAGGCCGTAGGTAATGATCTGCTTCGGCACCTGCGGCATGATCGCGCGCACATTCGGATCTTCGCCGCACAGCACGGCGACGCCATAGAACGGCAGGCGATTCAGGAAATCGACGAAAGCCCCCTTGAGACGCTCGAAGTCATGGCCGTAGGTTTCCATGTGGTCGGCGTCGATATTGGTGACCACCGAAACCACGGGCGACAGAAAAAGGAAGGATGCGTCCGACTCGTCGGCCTCGGCGACGAGAAAATCACCGGAACCGAGACGGGCGTTTGCGCCGGCCGCATTCAGCCGACCGCCGATGACGAAGGTCGGATCGACGCCGCCTTCGGCCAGGATGCTGGTCACCAGGCTGGTCGTCGTGGTCTTGCCGTGCGTTCCGGCGATGGCGATCCCGTGCTTCAGGCGCATCAGTTCGGCCAGCATCTGGGCGCGCGGCACGACCGGAATCTTGCGCTCGCGGGCGGCAATCACTTCCGGGTTATCGGCCTTGACCGCCGTCGAGATCACCACGGCATCGGCGCCCGCCGCATTTTCTGCCGCATGACCAATCGTCACCTTGACGCCCTCGCCTTCAAGGCGGCGGGTCGTCGCGCTGGCTGCCAGGTCGGAGCCAGTCACGGTGTAGTCGAGGTGGGCGAGCACTTCGGCAATGCCGCTCATGCCCGAGCCACCGACACCGACGAAGTGGATATGTTTGACTTTATGTTTCATTTCGCGATCTCCGCGCAGACATTGGCGACTTCCTCGGTCGCAGCGGGCTTGGCCAGGCTGCGCGCCTTGATGGCCATTTCGCGCAACTGGCTACGGCTGTAATTGCGGATCAGCGCAATGCTGTCCGGCGTCATTTCGGTTTGCGGCAGCAGGAAAGCGCCGCCGACATTGACCAGGAATTTGGCATTCCCGGTCTGGTGATCATCCACGGCGTGCGGGAAGGGCACGAGGATGCTCGCGACGCCAACCGCGGCCAGCTCTGCCACGGTCAACGCGCCGGCACGGCAAATAACCAGATCGGCCCATTCGTAGGCACCGGCCATGTCCTCGATGAATGAAACGCAGTGCGCCTCGACACCCACCGCGGCGTAGTTGGCCTTCAGCGCATCGAGATGTTTTTCGCCCGCCTGATGGACGATTTGCGGCAACTGGTTGGCACCGAGCAAAGCCATGCCTTGCGGAATGATTTCATTCAACGCCTGGGCCCCGAGACTGCCGCCGATCACCAGCAAACGCAGCGCGCCGCTCCGCTCGGCGTAACGCGCCTCAGGCCCGCTGAGCGCGGCGATTTCCGGACGTACCGGATTGCCCAGCCAGCTGCCTTTTTTCAGCACTTCCGGAAAGCCGGTCAGGACGCGGTCGGCCACACCGGCCAGCACCTTGTTGGCCAGACCGGCGACCGAATTCTGTTCGTGCACGACCAGCGGCTTGCCAAGCAGCGCCGCCATCATCCCGCCGGGGAAGGTAATGTAGCCGCCCATGCCGAGCACGACATCCGGCTGGACCCGGCGGATGGCGCCCAGTGCCTGCCAGAAGCCGCGCAGCAGGTTGATCGGCAGCAGCAGCTTGCGCATCAGCCCCTTGCCGCGCAGGGCGGCAAATTTGATCCACACCGTTTCGTAGCCATGCTGCGGCACCAGACGCGCTTCCATCCCGTCCGGATTACCCAGCCAGACAACACGCCAGCCGGACTGACGCATTTTTTCGGCAACAGCCAGCGCCGGGAAAATGTGGCCACCGGTACCACCGGCCATGACCAACAGTGTCTTGCTCATAGCTTGCCTCCGCGCATGAGGAGCCGGTTTTGTCTACGGCCGCGCTGCGCGCTTAACACCGGCTGCGACGGGTTAGCCTGCGACGAAATCGCCAACTGATGCGAATTCACATGGCACCGCGTCATAGCTTGCCTCCGCGCATCAATTGGCGATTTTCCCAATCGACGCGAAGAAGGATGGCCAGCGCCACGCAATTGGCCAGGATGCCGGAACCGCCGAAGCTCATCAGCGGCAGGGTCAGGCCCTTGGTCGGCAGCAAGCCCATGTTCACGCCCATGTTGATGAAGGACTGGACGCCGAACCAGATGCCCATGCCCATGGCGACCAACGCCGGATAAAGGCGGTCGAACTGGACACACTGGCGACCGATGGCAAAGGCGCGCTGCACCACCAGGGCAAACAGGCCGATGATTGCGATCACGCCAAAGAAGCCGAGTTCCTCGGCGACGACGGCCAGCAGGAAGTCGGTATGGGCCTCGGGCAGGTAGAACAATTTTTCAACGCTGGCGCCCAGGCCGACGCCAAACAGTTCACCACGTCCGAAAGCGATCAGCGAGTGCGACAACTGGTAGCCGCGCCCAAAGGCATCGGCCCACGGATCCATGAAGCCGAAGACCCGGTCGCGGCGATAAGGCGAGACGATGATCATCACGGCAAAGGCAATCAGCAGGC
It encodes:
- the murC gene encoding UDP-N-acetylmuramate--L-alanine ligase — protein: MKHKVKHIHFVGVGGSGMSGIAEVLAHLDYTVTGSDLAASATTRRLEGEGVKVTIGHAAENAAGADAVVISTAVKADNPEVIAARERKIPVVPRAQMLAELMRLKHGIAIAGTHGKTTTTSLVTSILAEGGVDPTFVIGGRLNAAGANARLGSGDFLVAEADESDASFLFLSPVVSVVTNIDADHMETYGHDFERLKGAFVDFLNRLPFYGVAVLCGEDPNVRAIMPQVPKQIITYGLSDACNFYAENIVAADGQMRFDCVRVNGSVSRLSITLNLPGIHNVLNALAAIAVATEVQVSDQAIVKALAEFKGVGRRFQRYGEVALPAGGRFTLVDDYGHHPVEMAATLAAARGAFPGRRLVLAFQPHRYTRTRDCFEDFVKVLATVDVLLLAEIYAAGEAPIVAADGRSLARALRVGGKVEPVFVEDIAAMPQTIMDVARDGDVVLCMGAGSIGAVPGKVVEFK
- the murG gene encoding undecaprenyldiphospho-muramoylpentapeptide beta-N-acetylglucosaminyltransferase, with protein sequence MSKTLLVMAGGTGGHIFPALAVAEKMRQSGWRVVWLGNPDGMEARLVPQHGYETVWIKFAALRGKGLMRKLLLPINLLRGFWQALGAIRRVQPDVVLGMGGYITFPGGMMAALLGKPLVVHEQNSVAGLANKVLAGVADRVLTGFPEVLKKGSWLGNPVRPEIAALSGPEARYAERSGALRLLVIGGSLGAQALNEIIPQGMALLGANQLPQIVHQAGEKHLDALKANYAAVGVEAHCVSFIEDMAGAYEWADLVICRAGALTVAELAAVGVASILVPFPHAVDDHQTGNAKFLVNVGGAFLLPQTEMTPDSIALIRNYSRSQLREMAIKARSLAKPAATEEVANVCAEIAK